One genomic segment of Helianthus annuus cultivar XRQ/B chromosome 14, HanXRQr2.0-SUNRISE, whole genome shotgun sequence includes these proteins:
- the LOC110904032 gene encoding uncharacterized protein LOC110904032, which translates to MAKTKEKPGSSSSSSRGKGKEKEQPSKKRQYLGRVSESEEEEEMQLDPSDKPVWNSGSLDDQPEIWQPTLYNDCMNKLKNKAAAFICERDVDEPQLGQFGVYDKFRALGWEGALKCWDKDKSNLFLTEIQEWMATLKCHNFHRPSQMKLVGTVHGVPVEMSFDTLKKLGKYDSLPTREYMIPTLDDLLLKPEKHVTWNSMLADLFLPGRYGGVLYRKNLKIEAKLLHTICLLNVIPRRGDKEQVRFPEIPVLYSLMHGSPRFPIRYLIMHHLWICRNKYGRDIVPYCRIITGLMKQQKALTSEDRGLTKRHLPFTLDRLGNVWTYTSSERYHKLKSEGQRWRALKLGARELLPGEPDEPESDEELIPSGDDDYADEPTGGANVGFGAFHGGHGGTFYDYAQQPYEPGWAYSGSMQEVIESQRPPAAIFDTWSGSERSLFDQGTRNSASIERALKHSFDRNESWHRTHAYSQEVEMNNRYHDDQMRRMHADWHAGRPVVEDPQHVDYASLPPYDGSVSYPTPQLHHSQWLDPRRQEGPQQQEGSSSGSFGFGEWSDMMSSIFGPPGPRYY; encoded by the coding sequence ATGGCAAAGACAAAGGAAAAGCCGGGTTCAAGTTCGTCTTCGTCAAGAGGCAAGGGCAAGGAGAAGGAGCAGCCATCGAAGAAGAGGCAATATCTTGGTAGGGTTAGTGAAAGCGAGGAAGAGGAAGAGATGCAGTTAGACCCAAGTGATAAACCGGTGTGGAATTCGGGGTCGTTGGATGACCAACCCGAAATTTGGCAGCCAACTCTGTATAACGACTGCATGAACAAGTTAAAGAATAAAGCGGCCGCATTCATCTGTGAAAGAGATGTTGATGAGCCTCAGTTGGGCCAGTTCGGGGTGTATGACAAGTTCCGTGCTTTGGGTTGGGAAGGAGCACTCAAGTGTTGGGATAAGGATAAGAGCAATTTGTTTTTGACTGAGATTCAGGAGTGGATGGCAACGCTTAAATGTCACAACTTCCACAGGCCATCACAAATGAAGTTGGTTGGGACGGTACATGGGGTACCAGTTGAAATGTCATTCGATACGTTGAAGAAGTTGGGAAAATATGATAGCCTTCCAACTAGGGAGTACATGATTCCCACGCTTGATGATTTATTGCTCAAACCCGAGAAGCACGTGACATGGAACAGTATGTTGGCGGATTTGTTTTTGCCCGGTAGGTATGGTGGCGTGTTGTACCGAAAAAATCTGAAGATAGAAGCCAAGCTCTTGCATACGATCTGTTTACTTAATGTCATCCCAAGGAGAGGGGATAAAGAACAGGTGAGGTTTCCAGAGATACCTGTTCTGTATTCATTGATGCACGGGTCCCCACGGTTTCCAATACGCTACCTGATTATGCACCATTTGTGGATATGCCGGAACAAATACGGGAGAGACATTGTCCCGTACTGCCGCATCATAACGGGCTTAATGAAACAGCAGAAGGCACTCACATCTGAAGACCGCGGTTTAACGAAAAGACACTTGCCTTTTACTTTGGATAGGTTGGGAAACGTTTGGACATACACTTCGTCTGAACGTTATCACAAGCTGAAATCGGAGGGTCAACGGTGGAGGGCGTTGAAATTAGGTGCAAGGGAGTTGTTACCGGGAGAACCGGATGAACCTGAAAGCGATGAAGAGTTAATTCCGAGTGGGGATGATGATTACGCAGACGAGCCAACGGGTGGTGCAAATGTTGGTTTTGGGGCTTTTCATGGTGGTCATGGTGGCACATTTTACGACTATGCGCAGCAACCATATGAGCCGGGGTGGGCTTATAGTGGTTCAATGCAGGAGGTGATCGAGAGCCAACGCCCGCCGGCGGCCATCTTTGATACTTGGTCGGGTTCGGAGAGGTCGTTATTTGATCAAGGCACGCGGAATAGCGCTAGTATTGAGCGGGCGCTTAAACATAGCTTCGACCGCAATGAATCATGGCACCGGACCCACGCATATTCGCAGGAGGTGGAAATGAATAACCGATATCACGATGATCAGATGAGGCGGATGCATGCGGACTGGCATGCTGGGAGGCCGGTGGttgaggatccacaacatgtggattatgcctcATTGCCACCGTATGATGGCAGCGTTTCGTATCCGACCCCACAACTCCACCATTCTCAGTGGCTTGATCCAAGACGGCAAGAGGGACCACAACAACAAGAGGGAAGCAGTAGCGGCTCGTTCGGGTTTGGAGAATGGAGCGATATGATGTCGTCTATTTTTGGGCCCCCAGGACCGCGTTATTATTGA
- the LOC118486571 gene encoding uncharacterized protein LOC118486571 produces the protein MVFLCSCGGLIWVNRVHVCGTIRCSCGGMKYEGRGHCCGYVPDYSKPPTNWELYMGYRSWDEWIGSPTWGKRSPSLFGTKNQDTRILNTSSSMEEIKNFQQTGSFEDYCNTIDFLLTKVILSEDYATELFVRGLKSEIRSWVQFLRPKTLEEAYKKAKVQDDFLNICLRNKELKKVEGQSFSANSDEKFSEIEIQTVVESENGVRVQETIDQNVMIENEIDSLNQVLSTQQTIKDESIQDECSEDNLYGEMSKEVGNKIQELSDGDDSKEQKGKHNDEDYIDLGDDDIANECVPFCNNLCKDTAENDPATIKKNLEPEILRCISDLDQENKKMKCRTPCWNLQMHLLLDYHVKVDLQVPS, from the exons ATGGTGTTCTTGTGCTCATGTGGGGGTTTGATATGGGTGAACAGAGTTCACGTTTGTGGAACTATTAGGTGTTCTTGTGGTGGGATGAAATATGAAGGCAGGGGTCATTGTTGTGGCTACGTACCAGATTATTCAAAACCACCAACTAATTGGGAACTTTACATGGGTTACAGAAGTTGGGATGAATGGATAGGATCTCCAACATGGGGAAAACGAAGCCCTAGCTTATTCGGAACCAAGAATCAAGATACAAGAATTCTAAATACTTCATCATCCATGGAAGAGATCAAGAACTTCCAACAAACAGGTTCATTTGAAGATTATTGTAACACAATTGATTTCCTTCTTACCAAAGTAATTCTTAGTGAGGATTATGCTACAGAATTATTTGTGAGGGGTCTCAAATCTGAAATTAGGAGTTGGGTTCAATTCTTGAGACCTAAAACACTTGAAGAGGCTTATAAAAAGGCAAAGGTACAAGATGATTTCCTTAACATTTGCCTTCGCAATAAAGAATTAAAAAAAGTAGAAGGTCAATCTTTTAGTGCAAATAGTGATGAAAAGTTTAGCGAAATTGAGATTCAAACTGTTGTTGAATCTGAAAATGGGGTTAGGGTTCAAGAAACCATTGATCAAAATGTCATGATTGAAAATGAAATTGATTCTTTAAATCAAGTTTTAAGTACTCAACAAACAATTAAAGATGAATCCATTCAAGATGAGTGTAGTGAAGATAATTTGTATGGTGAAATGTCCAAAGAGGTTGGGAATAAAATTCAAGAATTAAGTGATGGTGACGATTCAAAAGAACAGAAAGGAAAGCATAACGATGAGGATTACATtgatcttggtgatgatgatatCGCCAATGAATGTGTTCCTTTTTGTAATAATCTTTGTAAAGATACAGCTGAAAATGATCCTGCGACAATCAAGAAAAATTTAGAACCTGAAATTCTACGTTGTATATCAGATTTAgatcaagaaaacaaaaaaatgaaGTGTAGGACACCTTGCTGGAATTTGCAAATGCACCTCCTGTTAGACTACCATGTTAAAGTTG ATTTGCAGGTTCCGAGTTAG